The DNA window GCTGACCACACCGGGGGTGAGCACGCTGATGTTCCTTCCGCTCGCCCACGTCCTCGCCCGCGCCGTCAGCATCGCCGCGCTCGACGCGGGCGCCTCGATCGGCCACACCAGCGACATCCCGAACCTCGTCCCCACGTTCGCCGAGTTCAAGCCCGACTTCATCCTGTCGGTGCCGCGGGTGTTCGAGAAGGTCTACAACAGCGCGCGGCAGACGGCGCACTCCGGCGGCAAGGGCAAGATCTTCGACGCCGCCGCCGCCACCGCGGTGGCGTGGAGCGAGGCGAAGGACAACGGTGGACCGGGTCTGGTGCTGAACGTCAAGCACACGGTGTTCGACAAGCTCGTGTACTCGAAGCTGCGGGCGGCGCTCGGCGGCAACTGCAAGCTCGCGATCTCCGGCGGCGCACCGCTCGGCGCGCGACTGGGCCACTTCTTCCGCGGGATCGGCGTCACGATCTACGAGGGCTACGGCCTCACCGAGACCACCGCCGCGTTCGCCGTCAACACGATCGGCAACCAGAAGGTGGGAACCGTCGGAAACCCGTTGGCCGGCAACACTGTCCGCATCGCCGACGACGGAGAGATCATGCTCCGCGGCCCGGTGGTGTTCTCGGGGTACTGGCGCAACGAGGCCGCGACGAAGGAGGCCGTCGAGGACGGCTGGTTCCACACCGGCGACCTCGGCACCGTCGATGCGGACGGCTACATCACCATCACCGGCCGCAAGAAGGAGATCATCGTCACCGCGGGCGGCAAGAACGTCGCGCCGGCGCAGCTCGAGGATCACCTGCGGGCGCATCCGCTCATCAGCCAGGCGATCGTGGTGGGCGATCAGAAGCCCTTCATCGGCGCGCTCATCACCATCGACGCCGAGGCGCTCCCGGGCTGGAACGAGAGCAACGGCAAGCCGGCCGGCACCACGGTGGCCGAGTTGCTCGCCGACGCCGACCTCACCGCGGAGATCGACGCCGCGATCGCGGACGCCAACAAGCTCGTCTCGCACGCCGAGGCGATCAAGAAGTACCGCATCCTGCCGGTGGACTTCACGGAGGAGACCGGTGAGCTCACCCCGACCATGAAGCTCAAGCGCAACGTCGTCCACCAGAGCTTCGCGGACGACATCGAGCGGATCTACAGCAAGTAACGCCCCAGAGTGCCCTGTGCCCGCGAACTTCGTGCGGCGCAGGGCATTCGGCGTTCAGGCGAGCAGGCTCCGCAACTCGGCCCCCAGTACGTCCCAGCGCCAGTGCTGCTGCACCCAGGACCGGCCGGCGGCCCCCATCGCCGCGGCGCGATCACGATCGGACAGCACCGAGACCACGGAGCGGGCGACGTCGTTCACCGAGGTACCGTCCGCCACGAGGCCGGTCTCGTGTTCGACGACGGTCTCCGGCGCCCCTCCCGACCGGCCGGCGATCACCGGCACGCCCGTCGCCGACGCCTCGAGGTACACGATGCCGAGTCCCTCGACGTCCAGCCCCGCCCCCCGGGTCCGGCACGGCATCGCGAACACGTCGGCGATCGTGTGGTGGGCGGCCAGTTCCGCGGCCGGCACCCCGCCGGTGAAGACGACGTGGTCCGCCACACCGCACTCCTGGGCCAGCGCGCGCAGCCGGTCGGCGTAGGGCCCGCCGCCCACGATCACGAGCACCGCACCGTCGATACTCGTGCGGATCGTCGGCAGGGCGCGGATCAGCTGATCCTGTCCCTTGCGCGGCACCAGCCGGGACAGGCACAGAATCGTCGGCCGCTCCCCCAGCCCGTAGCGCGCCCGCAATTCCGCGCGCGCCGCCGGATCGGGCCGGAACACGTCCGTGTCGACGCCGGACGGGAGGTGTTCGAGCGCGGCCCGCGGACCGAACGCCGACGCGAACCGGCCGCGGGTGTACCTGCTGACGAACGTGACGGTGTCGGTGTGGTCGCCGATGCGGCGCAGCGCCTGCCGCGCACCGGGAATCATCGACCAGCCCACCTCGTGGCCGTGCGTGGAGGCGATCACCCTGGTGGCCCCGGCGCGACGCACCACCGGCGCCAGCAGCGCCAGCGGCGCGGCCGCCCCGAACCACACCGCGTCGCACTCGAACTTCTCGACCAGCGCCGCCGCGCGGCGCGCCACGAACGGCGTCGGGACCATCAACGTCGTCGGATGCCGGACCACGTCGTAGCGCTGCTCGGCGTCGAACCGAGTGTGGCTGTCCCCGCGCCAGCGCGGAGCGTAGACGACCAGTTCCTCGGCGGGCAGCTGGGCGGCAAAGGTGTGCAGGTACGACTGGATGCCGCCGGGACGTGGCGGAAAATCGTTCGTCACCAACAGGGTTCGACGCATGCGTTCACCGTATTCGCCGATGCGCCGGTGCCGGGCACCAGGGTCACACCAACTGCTTGGCGACCCACTCGCCCCACGAGCGGGCGAACTCGTCGGCGTCCACCCCGAGCACGTCGCGGATGCGCCCGTCCAGCTGGGCGTCGGAGGCCTTGCCCTGGGCCAGGACGCGGTACAGATCGGCCAGGCGCTGCTCGCCGTACTCGCTGGCGACGAACGCCGCGAGCGACCACGACGATTCGTATGCCCGGCGGGCGGTGTCGCCGCCCGCGCCGAAGTCCGCGTCCGCGGGCAGCGTCGTGGGCGGTCCGTCGGCGGACACCGCGGCGGCCAGCGTGGGCGCGATCGACCCGAACGTCCCCTCGCCGCCCCGGTAGCCGACGTAGTCCGCGTAGCCCTCGAGGATCCACATCGGCGAGCCGTCCTCGGTGACCGCGCGCGCCGCGACATGAGTGAGTTCGTGCCGCAGCACCGCGACCCGCGTGAAGTCGGTCAACCGGTCCCCGGACTCGGGACTGAACACGATCCGCTGCCCGGACGCCGTCCGGGACCGGTGGTCCACGGCGTCCGACACCGAGACCGCCGCGATGTCGGAGCCGCTGTGCGACACA is part of the Rhodococcus sp. SGAir0479 genome and encodes:
- a CDS encoding AMP-dependent synthetase/ligase, whose product is MPEFSVPATFTIPEDASAVDSVFEYAATEPGHRVFRRLVNGSWIDVSAREFADQVTAVAKGLIARGVQPGDRVALMSATRYEWQLLDYAIWAAGGVTVPIYETSSAEQVRWILEDSAAIGLIVENDKHSATVAEVAEAAPDLRAVLQIEPSSGSAGAVAILTEQGADVPDAGVEARKKSLRSSDPATLIYTSGTTGRPKGCQLTHANLIAESRGIIASSLGDLLTTPGVSTLMFLPLAHVLARAVSIAALDAGASIGHTSDIPNLVPTFAEFKPDFILSVPRVFEKVYNSARQTAHSGGKGKIFDAAAATAVAWSEAKDNGGPGLVLNVKHTVFDKLVYSKLRAALGGNCKLAISGGAPLGARLGHFFRGIGVTIYEGYGLTETTAAFAVNTIGNQKVGTVGNPLAGNTVRIADDGEIMLRGPVVFSGYWRNEAATKEAVEDGWFHTGDLGTVDADGYITITGRKKEIIVTAGGKNVAPAQLEDHLRAHPLISQAIVVGDQKPFIGALITIDAEALPGWNESNGKPAGTTVAELLADADLTAEIDAAIADANKLVSHAEAIKKYRILPVDFTEETGELTPTMKLKRNVVHQSFADDIERIYSK
- a CDS encoding glycosyltransferase family 4 protein, with protein sequence MRRTLLVTNDFPPRPGGIQSYLHTFAAQLPAEELVVYAPRWRGDSHTRFDAEQRYDVVRHPTTLMVPTPFVARRAAALVEKFECDAVWFGAAAPLALLAPVVRRAGATRVIASTHGHEVGWSMIPGARQALRRIGDHTDTVTFVSRYTRGRFASAFGPRAALEHLPSGVDTDVFRPDPAARAELRARYGLGERPTILCLSRLVPRKGQDQLIRALPTIRTSIDGAVLVIVGGGPYADRLRALAQECGVADHVVFTGGVPAAELAAHHTIADVFAMPCRTRGAGLDVEGLGIVYLEASATGVPVIAGRSGGAPETVVEHETGLVADGTSVNDVARSVVSVLSDRDRAAAMGAAGRSWVQQHWRWDVLGAELRSLLA